The following proteins are co-located in the Halocatena salina genome:
- a CDS encoding aldehyde dehydrogenase family protein, protein MSGISEPAPSITADAEWDRFFLDGEREPDGRESLVVENPATREQITTVPKGTPQDIDDAYEAAVAVQTEWATQPPAKRAAVLSRAVSVLRDHAGEILELLTVETGSSRRKGQNEIKAASAVTQQAAGFPTRVSGDHRESNVAGKENIVKREPVGVVGVISPWNYPLHLSIRAVAPALAVGNGVVLKPSSETPITGGLLIARIFETAGLPDGLLNVIPGRGSEIGDRMASHPDAGVIAFTGSTTVGRRVAKQAVDHLAYPAMELGGNGPHVVLESADIEAAVDAGVFGSFLHQGQLCISINRHLVHESLYDEYVERLTARAETLPVGDPAVEETVIGPVINGSQRDQMLNYVEQTVDAGATLKTGGAAVSNAIIEETTPAGQLSDDHSLGDSNGLFVLPTVLSDATNSMSAACNEHFGPIAPVIPFDDEDTAIELANDTDYGLAASVYGTVNRAERVANQIDAGMVHVNDQPINDEPHVPFGGYKGSGIGRFNGEYVREEFTQPKWISIQHKPREYPF, encoded by the coding sequence ATGTCTGGGATCTCTGAACCAGCACCATCGATTACCGCCGATGCGGAGTGGGACCGGTTTTTTCTCGATGGTGAGCGCGAACCGGACGGCCGGGAATCGCTCGTGGTCGAGAATCCAGCGACCCGCGAACAGATTACGACGGTCCCAAAGGGTACGCCCCAGGATATCGACGATGCTTATGAGGCTGCTGTGGCAGTACAGACGGAATGGGCGACGCAGCCACCAGCGAAACGGGCAGCAGTGCTCTCCCGCGCGGTAAGTGTGCTCCGCGACCACGCGGGAGAGATCCTCGAACTGCTGACTGTCGAGACCGGTTCCAGCCGACGCAAAGGACAAAATGAGATCAAAGCCGCAAGCGCTGTCACCCAACAAGCGGCTGGCTTTCCAACCAGAGTGTCGGGAGATCACCGCGAATCGAACGTTGCTGGGAAGGAAAATATCGTCAAACGCGAGCCGGTCGGTGTCGTCGGAGTCATCTCGCCATGGAACTATCCGCTCCATCTCTCGATCCGAGCGGTTGCGCCAGCGCTGGCAGTCGGCAACGGTGTCGTACTCAAGCCCTCTTCGGAAACACCGATCACCGGTGGACTGCTTATCGCACGAATCTTCGAGACCGCCGGTCTGCCCGATGGCCTGTTGAACGTCATTCCCGGACGGGGATCAGAGATCGGTGACCGGATGGCGAGCCATCCAGACGCTGGTGTCATCGCATTTACTGGTTCGACGACGGTCGGGCGTCGGGTCGCAAAGCAGGCCGTCGACCATCTCGCGTATCCGGCGATGGAACTCGGTGGAAACGGCCCCCACGTCGTTCTCGAATCGGCCGACATCGAAGCGGCCGTCGATGCCGGTGTGTTCGGATCGTTCCTTCATCAAGGCCAACTCTGTATCTCCATCAACCGCCATCTCGTTCACGAATCACTCTATGATGAGTACGTCGAACGGCTCACTGCCCGAGCCGAGACCCTCCCAGTCGGTGATCCCGCCGTCGAGGAAACGGTCATCGGTCCGGTTATCAACGGGAGCCAACGGGATCAGATGCTCAACTACGTCGAACAGACAGTCGACGCTGGAGCCACGCTCAAAACGGGCGGTGCAGCCGTCTCGAATGCGATCATCGAGGAAACGACGCCAGCCGGACAGCTCTCAGATGACCACTCACTTGGCGATTCGAACGGATTGTTCGTCCTTCCGACGGTGCTATCAGATGCAACGAATTCGATGAGTGCAGCCTGCAACGAACATTTCGGTCCGATCGCACCAGTGATCCCGTTCGACGATGAGGATACTGCAATCGAATTGGCGAACGATACCGACTACGGTCTCGCTGCCTCAGTGTATGGAACTGTGAACCGTGCCGAACGGGTGGCCAACCAGATCGACGCTGGGATGGTCCACGTCAACGACCAGCCGATAAACGACGAGCCACACGTTCCGTTCGGCGGCTACAAGGGATCGGGCATCGGTCGGTTCAATGGTGAATACGTTCGTGAAGAGTTCACGCAACCGAAGTGGATCTCGATCCAACACAAACCCCGAGAGTACCCCTTCTAA